TCCTATTTTGCTAGGGAGATTAATGTATGGATTCCTCTAAATGcagtaaaaaatatttgaagattaatttttttgaggAATGATCAGTGATTCAGGATCCATTATGCATATCACTTTTGTCCATCTTTTTATGCCTCTTTATGCAATACTAATTTAAGGTAGCAGTTTTTTGAAAACGAAACCAAATGAAGCGCCTCCATCAAGTCACTCACATGGATGCTTGTATCTTgtgatttttctcctaatctgGACGATGAAATAACAGGTTCCTTGTCCCAGCTGACTTGACTGTTGGACAATTTGTGTATGTGATCCGTAAACGAATCAAATTGAGTGCAGAAAAGGCAATTTTCATATTTGTGGACAATGTCCTGCCACCAACAGGTTAATcctttgttatttgtttttcaAGTTTGATGTCCTAGTCTGATCTGTTCTTTGTGTTGTTATTGGAAGCTGGTGGCTTTTGAAATACTAACTGGCATTCTGTGACACCATTCTGCCTGTTGCAGGGGCAATTATGTCGGCTGTATACGATGATAAAAGGGATGAAGATGGTTTTCTTTATGTCATTTATAGTGGGGAAAACACTTTTGGGGAGGCTTAACATGGGCACTGGTTTGGTGCTTTGATTTCTATCCTTTCACCACCATCAATTTCTGGTTCCTTGTGGTACGCTTTCTTTGTTTTGCACCCATTCTATAAACAAGTATATCGGTGCATAGTTTGTGTATAGATCCAAGAACATAAAACACTCTAATTTCAAAGCACGCTAAATGTTGGCATTTGATGTCTTTctttactaaataattttagtcATAACGGGGAGTTTCATATGTGATTGAATGATGCTTCCAAGAAATTCTTCTGTCAATACTGTAGTCTTAGCATTTCTGCTTTCTTGCGACTATTACCTTTGCTGATGGTGCACTTGCTACATGCTAAATGATAAATCTTGCGAAAATGAGATACTTTACTGGCTTCGATTTTCATATGGGGCAAAGGGGTCTTCTAAGCCTCGGTTGATTGGTTCGCCCTCCCATTTTTGATCCTTGGAATTTGgaccaaaaatcatttttcttcaaatactTGTTTTAAGCTCCAATCATCTATATTCATAGATAATCACATAGCTTTAgagttctttttgttttatcaaggttttttagtattttctcgTCTTATTTTACTAAGAATTTCTATCATTCCATCCCCTTCTCTCATAAGCAAGCGCgtctatttattattttatctccTAATGTAAGCAAGCAAGCTATTTTAATCAGCGGGACTTGTCTTAAATCAACCTTCCAAGAGTTCATTTGAAtcgagaaaataaattttgtgatCCAAGACGGAACAGAAAGTGTAGCTTAGAACAGAACATTAACTTGAGCTACAGGCTACAGCAAAACTTCTTCTCCTTTGTTTCCCTATGCTTGTTGGCTCTGTTAAGCTCTCTGCTTATTTACTTGCTGGAGGCAATTTGATTTGGCAATTATCTTCGGAGGATCTACTTAGGGCTGGTTATTTTTAATGCTAAATTTACCaagttttgtaaaaaaaaaaaaaaaaaaacctcaatTTGGTATTTTATCAAATCACCCAAAAAAAAGGGGCCTCTATGGACCACCTCACCTGGACTAGaaattttcacataaaaaataaaaaaataataatttcagcTTAGTTTGGATCTTATTATTTGAGTATCATTTGccatttagaatttaaaattttaaatgactaattatttgaatacattatgtaaggaaatatttaattttgcatttggacttaaaatatagaagaatttaaaatacaaatattttaaaaaaatattatttaaaatccCTCCATCTAAATACAActttataaaattcttttatataGAAATTCCTATAGCTATAGAATGATGTTGTAATTACATTCTCTAATGGGTGAACCACTTTAGttacttctttctttctttttgtttctgtgAGTAAATATCATAGGATGGAGAAGACACAAAAACTCAACTAGAAGCAAGTCAAAGAGTGTCAAAAACAAGATCTCTGGAAAGCCCTCCTCTGATCATGGAGAGTTTTAAAGTTCTAATGTTACCACTTCACTTGACCAATTAATATCCAAAATCCAAATCCATATTGCCCCCATCAACCTGGTTTGGTTCCAACAAAATTAAGTTCCAATTAACCATTGCTTCTAGTTCTGGCAATAAGAAGAGCTTCTCTAGCCCATAGCCATGCACAGAGGCTTTTAATTTGCTGCTAGCTAATCAAGGAAATCTCTCTACCAATTAATAGCTTCCCATACATACTGATAGGATTGACTAGTAATGGCACCACAATccaagaggggtgaattggattattaaaaactttggtttaatttgaattttttttgggcTCAAACCAGGGTTTAGTGCAAAtgatattaattgataaaaatgcTTGACAACATAAATGCTATGAAAATAAAAGTAAGGAAAACATAATCAATTTTTGAGTGGTTAAGGCAAATGGCCTAATCCGCTATgaactaaggattttaaaatgttcattaaatctttatatttaatCACAAGTAAGCTCTCTAGTCCCCAAGATTAGAAAATATAACCTCTTACTATCAAACtaggccctctagcacactTGCTAGGAAAATATAAAGAGattataaaagagaaattttgaggatgaatctcttagttacaagttctctaaAAAATAATGCAAGGATTGAAGTAATGAATacaattgaagaagaaagcctaaaagagagaaaaatgtaaAACAATTCAGCACTTGTAAATAGTTGGAACAATTGAATGCTTGCAATGAATTCTCTAATCGCTTTAATTGCTCCACTAGGTTTGTACTTATAGAGCTTGACAAGagctttgaaaaatatagttgttGGTGGTAGCTGAGGGCATTAAATGAGCTCCAGAACTAGCTGTTGGCGAAGTCTGTAAGAAAAATGGTCGACAGGTTAgtgaataaatttgaaaaacggTTGACCAGTTTGTATGCAATGGCTATTGACCGCACTTGGTTGAGAGCCAACTTTTGATTTATCAACATGCTATCAAAGCTGGTCGACAACAAAACTAAAAACGATTGATTGTTTTGATTGTTTCTTAGGATCGGTTGACAAATTGTTCTTTACTTTTAAAagatttttacttaattttttaagcatttcaaaaccaattttggtagaacaaaattatttgaatcaTTATGACATAAACTTGATTTTAAAGTGCCCTCAAGATATATTTGACattgaataaaaaatgattgaaattgattttcattttgaagctttaaacaacttataaaatgatttaggtaataaagacaaaacaaaacaaaatatttccCTCATTACAAGagaatattgtttttcatcattaaaataaaaaccaagAGCAAAATAACATTCT
The Diospyros lotus cultivar Yz01 chromosome 12, ASM1463336v1, whole genome shotgun sequence DNA segment above includes these coding regions:
- the LOC127786811 gene encoding autophagy-related protein 8f, coding for MAKTSFKQEHDLEKRRAEAARIREKYPDRIPVIVEKAERSDIPNIDKKKFLVPADLTVGQFVYVIRKRIKLSAEKAIFIFVDNVLPPTGAIMSAVYDDKRDEDGFLYVIYSGENTFGEA